The stretch of DNA GTAAAATCATGGCTTGTAATTTTATTTTCATCATTATTTGGTTCATTGGTATTGCAGCCTGTCTGTCCGATAGGCAGGCTTAACATTGCAGTAATTAAAAATAAAAGCAGTATGTTCATGATTTTGTTTTTCATATCAGTATAAAATTTATTATTGTTTAATTTAACTCCTTAAATGCCTCAATAAACTTAAAAATATTTTTCTTTTTATTTCTATCGGCTTCCAATATGGTCAAATCCATACCTTTCAATTCCGTTATAAAACCATATAAGTCCATTTCTTCCACCAAGCCATCATTAGGTGTACTGCCCTAAATACGCGTAAACATCTTAAAGGGAAAATTAAGCGTATCAACTTACCAAATATAATCCCACCCCTGCAGGATCGAAAATTTTCTGTTCTGCATAATAAGAAAAGTAAAGACAACAACTGAAACAGGAATAACAATTTTGTCTTTTATTGAAAGTTATCTCTAGTAGGCTTTTATGAAAGGACAACCGTGCTTTTATAACCAAAGGCAATTTACTATCGACTTTCAGATAAACATAGCTCGCATTGGTTTTTTCTTTGCTACAGTTTATTTTACTTTACCGCGCACCACATAGCCTATTCCTGTTTGATGGGCAGCAATGAATATATCATTTTCAAAAGGCATTACTGCATAGAAGTCAACTATATATTTACTGAATCCACCAATTGGCCACCATTCATTTCCATCGAATTTTCTTAATGTTCCATGAAAACCAACTGTATAAACATTATTTGCTGATGTACCTTTAATATCAAGATAGTCAGGATTGCCTCCTATCTGAATAACCCATTTATGCCCGTTATATTTATAAATTGCATTACCAACTGAATAGATTTCATTTTCATTACTTCCCCACATTGCCTTGTTGCCAAACTTATAACCGGAAGGTACTGAATTAATATTTACTAATCTGCAAGAGTCTAAATCTTTCCAGGTGTTATTACTATATTTTGAAAAATAGAACATAGCGGTATCACCATAAACTTTATAATTGTAGTATTTATTCATAAGAAAAACTTCTCCGTTTGGAGCGACATATATTGGACCTAAATCGGGTTCTACAGATAATAATCCTAAATATTTTCTTTTATCAAAAGGCATTTTTTGCCAAATAGAACCTTCTTTATGATAAAGAGAACCATATTTTCCACAAGCCCATAGATCATTAGAAGTTCTACCATGGATATATAATAAAGCATCCCCTTTTATCGGAATAATTTCCTCTTGCCATTCGCTGTAGTTATAATGTAAAATAATACTTACGGAATGAAGTGCGGTATCAGCTATTATTTTATATCCGGCTATATAAACATTATCTTCAGCAAACCCAATAATTGCCGCTGCCTCATAGTTAAATCCCAAATTCGGGGTAACTCTATTCCATTTGTTACCATCCCAATGAAATACTTCTCCCTGGCTGGCAAGGTTAAAACCTGCAATCCAAACATCTTTCGAAGAACTTCCCCAAATAGACCAAGGGACAACACCGTAACCATGTGGATTAATTAGGGTATCTATAGTCCAAGTATATTCTTTAATATTATCAACTGGCGGCTCAGTAGATTTATCACATGAACTAATTATAAAAGACGTTATTACTAAAGCTATTGTTAATGTTATTTTAATTTTCATTTTAGTGTTTTGCCTTGTTGCAAATTATCTTCCGGTTCTGTTGGTGATTTTCTGTTCTGTATAATAAGAAATGTAAAGACAACAACTGAAACAGGAATAACAATTTTGTCTTTTATTGAAAGTTATCTCTGGTTAGGCTTTTAAGTAAGAACCCCCGTGCTTTTATAACCAAAGGCAATTTACTATAGTTTTTCGGATAAAAATAATTTATTGGTCCTTCTGCTGCTGGTTTTGAGGTTTTTCCTTGTAAAGAATTGATAATTACCTGAAAATGAACTATTGTTACATCAATTATTCAATGTTTATCGTCTAACGTTTATCATTTAAAGCTAAAGTGGTTAATCCCCTTTCATTTTCCCTCCATAGTAAGGAAGGGAAGGCAGGAGTATTGCGTTCTTAATTTATGGTACAAATAAGATTTTAAAAAGGAATAATGAACAAGATTTTTTAATTTTTTAAGGAGTGGATGAACTTGAATACAACAACACAATCCACAAATAACGATAATTCAAAATTTAAAAAAGAACTAACACTATTCGATTCTACAATGATAGTCGTTGGATCTATGATTGGTTCGGGAATATTTATTGTAAGCGCCGATATTGCAAGAACAGTTGGTTCGCCCGGTTATCTTCTACTTGTCTGGTTAATAACAGGAGTAATTACAGTAATTGCCGCATTAAGTTACGGTGAGCTTGCCGGAATGATGCCACACGCTGGGGGTCAATATGTTTATTTACGAAAAGCTTATAATCCTTTAGTTGGCTTTTTATATGGATGGACATTGTTTCTGGTTATTCAAACCGGAACGATTGCGGCAGTTGCAGTTGCGTTTGCAAAATTCACCGCTGTTATTTTTCCATGGTTCAGTGAAAAGAATATTTTGTTTTCCTTACTCGGATTAAAAATTTCCGCGGCGCAGTTTTTAGCAATATTCAGCATAATCATTTTAACTTTTATAAATCTTCGTGGAATCAAGAGCGGTAAAGTTGTTCAGGATCTTTTTACTTTAACAAAAACCATCGCCTTGCTGGGACTAATACTTTTAGGAATCTGGATTGGCAGCAACCCCGATGTTATTAATATCAATTTTGAACAATTATGGAATGCGAGCTGGACACATATTGCTAATGGAAAAATTATTTCCATTGATCAATTGACCGGTACAGTGCTGCTGGCTGCAATTGGCGTTGCAATGGTCGGTTCTCTATTTTCTTCAGTTGCCTGGGAGAATATAACATTCACCGGCGGTGAAGTTGTGAATCCAAAAAGAAATATTCCCTTAAGTCTTGCATTAGGAACTGGTCTGGTTACAATAATATATATGCTTGCAAATGTTGCTTACCTTTTAATTCTTCCAATTCAAGGAACACTGGATGGCAGCACAGTACTTTCAAGAGGCATTCAGTTTGCTTCAAGCGATAGAGTTGGAGTTGCCGCCGCCGTACAGGCATTCGGAGAACCAGCGGCAATTGTAATGGCAATATTAATTATGATATCAACCTTTGGATGCAACAATGGAATTATACTAAGCGGAGCAAGAGTTTATTATGCAATGTCGAATGATAATCTTTTCTTTAAAAGCGTTGGAACTTTGAATAAGAAATCAGTTCCCGGAGCTGCGCTGGTTCTTCAGGCTGTTTGGGCATGTCTATTATGTCTATCGGGCACGTATGGAGATTTGTTGGATTATGTTGTATTTGCCGTCCTCATTTTTTATATATTAACAATCGCCGGGGTTTTTATCTTACGGAAGAAAATGCCTTGGGTTGAACGACCATATAAAGCATTTGGTTATCCGGTAATTCCGGCTCTTTATATAATAATTGCCTCAGCAATTTGTATTGATCTATTAATCTATAAACCAGCTTTTACATTGCGCGGGATGATAATCGTTCTGATGGGAATTCCAGTTTACTTTATCTGGAAAAGATTTTCTCCAAAACAAATAATTAAATAAAATAAAAAAGCCCCTTCCTAAGGCTTGCCTGCTGGTAGTGTCTGGTGCAGAACTTGTCATTCTGAATGAAGCAAAGCGAAATGAAGAATCTCTATTCTAATAATGGCACTTACTCTTATCCGGGTGTTAGATTCTTCGCTCATAACTTCGCTCAGAATGACATATCCGAGTTGTGCAACAGACTCGGTAAGCAGGGAAGGGGTTAGGAATAGGCTTTACTTCCTTTCATAATCCACTTGTAAATTTTTCATTTCTTTTCCATTCTGAACCATATACAATTCCATAACACTGTGGTTATCATCAATCCATTTATTTACCTGCTTTACTCCAATTTCGGTTTTAGAAATTGGATCAAACATTTTTCCAGTCATTGTAATGGTTTTAGTAGTTTCATCTAAAGGACCTTCAACAAGCATTGTACCGGTTCCCATATTATCAATCCAGTAACTTTGGAATAATTTTTTTGCATTATCATAACCCATAATGCCAATTCCATTCATTGGCATACCCATCATTGTGGCTGTATATTTAGATTGGAGGTATCTTCCACCAAGAAGCATTTCATTAGTGCAGGTACCTTCGGATTTCGTGGGTGGCTGCGCTGGGTCCATCCATTGAGTAACGGATGCTTTCCATTCCCCGACATCTTTAGCCATCATTTTGTGAATATTACCAGGAGTCATGTATTCTTGCCAAGCTTTCATCATTGCTGCCTGATCTGCACTTCCCTCCTGGGCGTTAATATTTGTTGCCGAAATAAAAGTGATAATTAATAAAACAGAAATAGCCTGAAAGAATTTTACGGTCTTCATAAAAGTTTCCTCCGATTTTTGATTGTTTTTTCTATTGTAATGGAAAAAATTAAAAACATTAATTAATCTTTCCATTTATTAGCTCTTTAAAAATATAATAAGTAAAAACTCAAAAGCAAAGCGATTCTTAAAAATTATCAACTCCAAACACCAGCAATTTTATCTCCGCAAAACTTGCATTTACCTTTTACAACAAAGTTATTAAGAATTGCAAAACCTTTTCGTTCTATAAGCATTTTGCCACACTTTGGACAATAAGTATTTTCTGCCCAGTGACCCGGGACGTTTCCGATAAATGGATATTTTATTCCGGATTTAACAGCTATTTCTCGTGCTTTTTCTAAAACAGAAACCGGCGTAACTGGAAGCTGGGTTAATTTATACAGCGGAGAGAAGCGGCTAAAATGAAGCGGGCAATCCTGTAATCCATTTTTAGCAAGCCAATCGCACATTCGCTTTATCATATCAAGATTATCTGTCCACGTTGGGATTATAAGATTTGTTATTTCCAACCAAACATTTTCCTCTTTCAGAATTTTTAATGTTTGCAAAACAGTATTCAGCTTACCGCCATTAAGTTTTTGATAAACACTATCATCAAAACTTTTCAGATCGATATTTGCGGCATCAAGATATTTAGCTAACTGCCTGATTGGTTTTTCATTTATGTACCCATTGGATTTCCAGACATTTTTAATTCCATTTTGATGAGCAAGTTTGGAGGTATCGAGCGCATATTCATAAAAAGTCGTTGGCTCGGAGTAAGTGTAAGCAATCGTTGCGCAATTATTTTGCTTTGCAAGCTCCACCACTTTTGATGGCATCATATCATAGTTTTGTGTTTCCTTTGGACTGACCTGGGAGATTTCCCAGTTCTGGCAGTTGAGGCAAAAAAGATTACACCCGGCACAAGCAATTGAAAATGCTTTGGATGTTGGGAGGAAATGGAAGAGCGGTTTTTTTTCAATCGGATCGATGTGAACGGCACAAGGATTTCCGTATGCAATCGAATACATCTTTCCGTTATGGTTTATTCTGTTCCTGCATTTACCGGTTTCATCTTCATCAAGCGAGCATTCATTTGGGCATTTTTGGCAGTACAATCCACGGGAAGTTTTTTCATAGAACATCGCTTCCTTGCTCCACTTCCATAAGTCATCACTTTTTACTAGTGTAAGCTCTTTGCAAACAGTGTTTGCAAATGAATCGATGTTATTTATTCCAACACAAATTCCGGTAATTCCAAGCGAACAGTATTTGATGAACTGGCGTTTGTTAAATTTTCTGAATTCTAAAGGATCATTCATAATCTCATCTCAAAATTCATTTTGTAATTTCTTTTTCTTATCAATTAAAATAAAGAGGAATATTTCCTCCTGTTGTAAAAGGAAATTATTCCACTAATCAGATTGAGTAAACCAATAACCAAACTAACCATAATTATCCCAAGCAGCGGAATTAAAAAAGCCGAAACCAGCAGTGCTCCGAACGCTGAACCAATTAAATCTACTCCATAAATTTTAGAAGCAACTTTTGAAACGTTTCCTGATTCTAATTTTGTCGCAAGGGAAAACTCAAGCGCAACTAAAAAAGCAATTATAAAAGTAAGCAGGTAAAATATTGAATGAACAATTACGGCATTTATGGAAAATGATTTAAGTAGAATAAAAATCAGCGGAAGCAAAAGCGAATATATGGAAATGAGAAATTGAATTTTTATAAAATGGTTCATCTGCGGCTGGGAAAATATTTTGTTCCAGTAAAACGAACCTACCGCTAAGCCAGCCATAAAGATGGTTATGATTATTCCGGTAACCTGGTACACATAACCATAGATTATCTGAAAGACGATCAGCAATAAAACCTCAATCGAGGAGGCGGCAAATCCCCCACAGAAAACACCAAAGCTTATCGGATTCAATTTTAGTAAAAGTAAAACCAAACCAAGTAAAATTAATATTGATGGAATCCAATAATTCACTTCAAAGTAACTTAACCAGTGCAATATCTGCCGGTAATAAGAAACCGGATTAAAATCTTTATTCAACTTCGTATTTGTTAAAATATTGCTCTGGATATATTCGCTGCGCTGGTGAAGAATTTCATCATCAAGATAATATTGATTAACATAGAGATTATTTAATCCCCGCTGCTCAATCATTTTTCCAATGTTAATATTAAGCTCGCTATCCGATGCAAGAAAATAATTCTTCATCCCCGGAACAATCAGAATGTTTTTGAATGCCGTTTTGAGCGTATGATAAATTATTGAGTTTATCTGACGCGCGTCCTGACTTATGTAATCGGTAGCTGGTAAAAGGCTTAATGAAACAACCGCTGCCCGATTAAGCTTTGTCTTAAGCTCAATAAAAAATTCAGTGGTATAAAACCGGTTTAGCTGCGCCGTTATTGGTTCCGGAAGATTGATCAGAACTACATCGTAATTCTTGGGTGTGCTCTTTACAAACAATCTGCCATCTTCATTTAAAACGTTAATTCTTTTATCATTCAAAGCATCGGTGTAAGTTTTGCCAATTTGGATTATCCATGGATTTACTTCAACATAATCTATTCTTTCAACATTGTATTTTAAAACTTCATTTGTTGTTCCGGAAATTCCACCTCCAATAAGCAAAACATTTTTAGGATTCGGATGCTGAATCATTGCGTAATGAACCGCTTCTTCATTTGATGCTGGATCATTAGTAGAAAAAAATAAAACGTTATTCTCGAAAAAATTCTTCTGCTCACCTTGTTTGGCAACAGTTAAATTTCCATATGGAGTATCTTTGTAAAAAATTATCTCCTGATCCTTGAAGAGAAATTGTCTTGCCAATTCATCAAAATTGAAATTAAAAACTATTACCAGAGCAACAACTGAAGCGATAAGAGAAATATATCTTGTGGTTCGGCGGTTATATTTGTAAATGAGAATATTAGCCAGAACTAAGTTGGTAATCAAAAGAATGGTCAAACTCTGAAATGTCTTTAAGAAGAAAATCAAAATGAAGTTGAAGATGATTCCGCCAATAATGCTTCCAATCGATTCTATCGAATAAACTTTGCTGATCAGGTTTGATTTATTTAAACCGGAAACAGTACCGGCTAAAAGAGTAAACAAAAATCCAGATAACAAGCAGTAAGGTAAAAGCAAGATGAACGAACTATAAAATATTTGTACTATGCCAATCATACTGCCGGCAATAAAGACAATGTTCTTGAGATAGTTTAAAAGAAAAACTGTAACGATTGGTAAAACGGCAAGTGCAATAAATGGAAAAGCTAAATGTTTTTGTTTTATCTTTAATTGTTCAGAAAATTTCCCTAAATATGCACCGAGTCCAGTAAGCGCCATCCAGTTAGCAAGAATAATTCCGATTACAAGTTCATTACCATAAAAGACTGAGAGAAACTCCCGGAGAAGAATTATTTGAGTAATAATGGAAGTGAAGCCAAGGGAAAGAACGGCAAGAGTTAAAGTTTTTTTTATTTTTTCCACAACTCATTCTCACCAAAAACAAGAGCTTCGTAAATAAAAATGTCGGCATCTTTCCAGCCGTTCCAGCCAATGCCGGCTTTATCCTGCGCACAATGTCCGAGAAATTCTTCTTTAGTCCAGCCGGTTTCTGTTGCCACCTGTGGAAGGAATGTTCCTCCGCTCATTCCTTTCTTAACGTAAATTCCATGTTTGCCAAGTACAATTTCATCAATTGAGTTTATCTTTTTCATCGGAGTAAGAACAGAAATTTCAATTTCCAGTTTATCAACTTCATTCGGTTCCACCGGGGAGAAACGGTAATCTTGTGTTGAGGAAGCTACTACCATTTGCTGAACAATTTTGTAAAGTGGTTCAGCCGCATCAAAGCGACCAATGCATCCACGGAGTTCGCCATTCTTTTTCAGTGTAACAAACGCTCCGCATTTTGTTTTTAAATTATCAGATAAATTCTTTTCATCAACCTCCGGCAATTGATGGCTGCCAACATACAGCTTTACCGTATTGCGTGCAATCGAAAGTAATTCTCTTTTATCATTCTCATCTAGATTGAACTCTCCATCTTTCTCATTCTTCATCTTACTCTTAATCTTGCTCTTACTCTTACTCTCTTTTAAAGAAAAGACAATCGAGTTATAACCTACAACCTGGTTTTTATCACCATATTGAGTATCACCTGAGTTTTTGTATTGCACTAAATCAATTGCAATATCTGGATTATTCTCAGTCATATAAAGCAAAGTAAGCACCGCCGCCTCTCCGCACATACAAGTTGCAAGTTCGGCAATTCCCTTTTGCTCGTTTGCATTAATTACTTCCAATAATTTTTCGGGCGAGTTAGCTAGAACCGCTTCCGCCGTTAACTTGTCAACTTCAACTGCATCTTTGTATTTTGGATAGTGGGAAAAATCTGTACTGATGATGAAAAGATTTTTTGAATTAAAATATGGTTTCAGTACTTCGGCAATATTCTTACAAATATCAGGCGGATTTGTTCCCAATACGATGGGGATAATTTTAAAGTCCTTCTTCAATCTGTATTGAAGGAATGGAACCTGGACTTCAACACTGTGCTCATATTTTTGCGCATCTGTTCGCGCAGAAAATAAAGCAGATTTTTTAATTAGCTCTTTTGCCACCTCGGTGTTTACTTTGGCTGTTCCCAAAGGAGTAATAAAATTTCCGATGCTGTAAACTGAAGCCCCTTCAAATCCAACACGGTGACTGATGCCAAGGATAAAAATATTTTCATAATCTTTATCCGGATCAATCTGGTTATAGCTGGAAGCGGCAACTTCTCCGGAAAAAACATATCCTGCGTGTGGAGCAATTATCGCAATAACATTAGAAAAATTTTTAGGTTGAACTGCGCTTGAAAAATATTTTTCCAGATCAGCCTTCAGTTTGGTTGGGTCGGCAGGATAAAATTGTCCTGCAACTGCTGGTTGTCTATCATTTAATTTATTCTGGGATTTACAATCACAAGAAAAGAAGATTATGGCAAGTATAAGAAGAATCTTTGGACTAAATGATTTCATAATAGAACCTTTTTCTTTCGCTGGTAATTTAAGATAATTGAATCAATCGGTCAATCAATTCTTGAAAAACTTTGAACCCTTTGCGTTTTGATTGTGAAGATTCATTCTTATGAAGCCGTGCTCGGCGAGTAATGAAAAACAACAGAGAACAAATTCCAAGTATCAAGTGCAGGAACACACTTAAATGAGTGTTCCTGCAAAACAGAGGAATTATTTAACCAGCAGCATCTTCTTCATAGTTACAAATTCATTTGCTCTAAGCTCGCAGAAATAAATTCCGCTGGAAAGATCAGTTCCGTTAAACTCAACAAAATATTTTCCTTCATCCTTTCGATCATTAACAAGCGTTGCCACTTCTTTGCCAAGAGCATTGTAAACCTTAACGGTTACAAATCCAGCTTTAGGAAGCTGATACTCAATTCTTGTTGTTGGATTGAATGGATTAGGAAAGTTGGTTAGAGAATAATCAGAGATAATTTCCTCATCAGTATTTGTTATAGAT from Ignavibacteriales bacterium encodes:
- a CDS encoding DUF1579 domain-containing protein, whose translation is MKTVKFFQAISVLLIITFISATNINAQEGSADQAAMMKAWQEYMTPGNIHKMMAKDVGEWKASVTQWMDPAQPPTKSEGTCTNEMLLGGRYLQSKYTATMMGMPMNGIGIMGYDNAKKLFQSYWIDNMGTGTMLVEGPLDETTKTITMTGKMFDPISKTEIGVKQVNKWIDDNHSVMELYMVQNGKEMKNLQVDYERK
- a CDS encoding fused MFS/spermidine synthase, encoding MEKIKKTLTLAVLSLGFTSIITQIILLREFLSVFYGNELVIGIILANWMALTGLGAYLGKFSEQLKIKQKHLAFPFIALAVLPIVTVFLLNYLKNIVFIAGSMIGIVQIFYSSFILLLPYCLLSGFLFTLLAGTVSGLNKSNLISKVYSIESIGSIIGGIIFNFILIFFLKTFQSLTILLITNLVLANILIYKYNRRTTRYISLIASVVALVIVFNFNFDELARQFLFKDQEIIFYKDTPYGNLTVAKQGEQKNFFENNVLFFSTNDPASNEEAVHYAMIQHPNPKNVLLIGGGISGTTNEVLKYNVERIDYVEVNPWIIQIGKTYTDALNDKRINVLNEDGRLFVKSTPKNYDVVLINLPEPITAQLNRFYTTEFFIELKTKLNRAAVVSLSLLPATDYISQDARQINSIIYHTLKTAFKNILIVPGMKNYFLASDSELNINIGKMIEQRGLNNLYVNQYYLDDEILHQRSEYIQSNILTNTKLNKDFNPVSYYRQILHWLSYFEVNYWIPSILILLGLVLLLLKLNPISFGVFCGGFAASSIEVLLLIVFQIIYGYVYQVTGIIITIFMAGLAVGSFYWNKIFSQPQMNHFIKIQFLISIYSLLLPLIFILLKSFSINAVIVHSIFYLLTFIIAFLVALEFSLATKLESGNVSKVASKIYGVDLIGSAFGALLVSAFLIPLLGIIMVSLVIGLLNLISGIISFYNRRKYSSLF
- a CDS encoding amino acid permease translates to MNLNTTTQSTNNDNSKFKKELTLFDSTMIVVGSMIGSGIFIVSADIARTVGSPGYLLLVWLITGVITVIAALSYGELAGMMPHAGGQYVYLRKAYNPLVGFLYGWTLFLVIQTGTIAAVAVAFAKFTAVIFPWFSEKNILFSLLGLKISAAQFLAIFSIIILTFINLRGIKSGKVVQDLFTLTKTIALLGLILLGIWIGSNPDVININFEQLWNASWTHIANGKIISIDQLTGTVLLAAIGVAMVGSLFSSVAWENITFTGGEVVNPKRNIPLSLALGTGLVTIIYMLANVAYLLILPIQGTLDGSTVLSRGIQFASSDRVGVAAAVQAFGEPAAIVMAILIMISTFGCNNGIILSGARVYYAMSNDNLFFKSVGTLNKKSVPGAALVLQAVWACLLCLSGTYGDLLDYVVFAVLIFYILTIAGVFILRKKMPWVERPYKAFGYPVIPALYIIIASAICIDLLIYKPAFTLRGMIIVLMGIPVYFIWKRFSPKQIIK
- a CDS encoding T9SS type A sorting domain-containing protein: SITNTDEEIISDYSLTNFPNPFNPTTRIEYQLPKAGFVTVKVYNALGKEVATLVNDRKDEGKYFVEFNGTDLSSGIYFCELRANEFVTMKKMLLVK
- the amrS gene encoding AmmeMemoRadiSam system radical SAM enzyme, producing the protein MNDPLEFRKFNKRQFIKYCSLGITGICVGINNIDSFANTVCKELTLVKSDDLWKWSKEAMFYEKTSRGLYCQKCPNECSLDEDETGKCRNRINHNGKMYSIAYGNPCAVHIDPIEKKPLFHFLPTSKAFSIACAGCNLFCLNCQNWEISQVSPKETQNYDMMPSKVVELAKQNNCATIAYTYSEPTTFYEYALDTSKLAHQNGIKNVWKSNGYINEKPIRQLAKYLDAANIDLKSFDDSVYQKLNGGKLNTVLQTLKILKEENVWLEITNLIIPTWTDNLDMIKRMCDWLAKNGLQDCPLHFSRFSPLYKLTQLPVTPVSVLEKAREIAVKSGIKYPFIGNVPGHWAENTYCPKCGKMLIERKGFAILNNFVVKGKCKFCGDKIAGVWS
- the amrB gene encoding AmmeMemoRadiSam system protein B, coding for MKSFSPKILLILAIIFFSCDCKSQNKLNDRQPAVAGQFYPADPTKLKADLEKYFSSAVQPKNFSNVIAIIAPHAGYVFSGEVAASSYNQIDPDKDYENIFILGISHRVGFEGASVYSIGNFITPLGTAKVNTEVAKELIKKSALFSARTDAQKYEHSVEVQVPFLQYRLKKDFKIIPIVLGTNPPDICKNIAEVLKPYFNSKNLFIISTDFSHYPKYKDAVEVDKLTAEAVLANSPEKLLEVINANEQKGIAELATCMCGEAAVLTLLYMTENNPDIAIDLVQYKNSGDTQYGDKNQVVGYNSIVFSLKESKSKSKIKSKMKNEKDGEFNLDENDKRELLSIARNTVKLYVGSHQLPEVDEKNLSDNLKTKCGAFVTLKKNGELRGCIGRFDAAEPLYKIVQQMVVASSTQDYRFSPVEPNEVDKLEIEISVLTPMKKINSIDEIVLGKHGIYVKKGMSGGTFLPQVATETGWTKEEFLGHCAQDKAGIGWNGWKDADIFIYEALVFGENELWKK